GAGTATATGACGAGGCTTGACCTCGTCGTGCAGTTGGGATAATTGAGCTCCACATAGCACCCTCCCAAGGAGGTAGCAGGTAGATTGATAACAGTAAGTGTGGTCGGTGGCGTGTAGCCATCTGCGATTTTAGTAATCGCGAAAACGGGTAGGGTAGGGCTGTTCCAAGTCTATCAAGTGCGGAGTTTTTGAAGCGATTAAGGTCTGCAACAGGTTGGATCGCTTGGTTTTTTCAATTAATGTTAAGTCGTGCAGAGCGACAGGTACTTCAGGTCTCTGAAGCGGTATTATGGGGTATTTTGAAGCGGTTTTAATTGCTTAATAAGCTCGATTTTTAGGGCATTAAACCACTTTTTTACAATGACTTTGTCGTTGCCGTCTCTGTTCCTCAGAATTAGTCTCAATTTATTGAAAAAATGATTCAAAAATGGGCGGCTTAAAAAGGGTTTTTAGAATGAAGAAGGATAGGGTAGTTCATGTTTTGAAGAGCATATTGCCTCTCAAAAATGATTTCGTGCTAACTGGTTCTGTAACTTTGACCAATTGATCTGCGCGTTACTGTATAGTGCACGTATAGTTAGTACCGTTGATCATCGCGCATCGATGTCGGAGCCTTTTGTCCGGTGGATTTTCCAGCAGCTCATCTTTACATTTCTCTATTGCTTTCCAGCTGTGCAGAGCTACTCCATCTCTTGGATGTGAGTCAATAGAGGTGTTTTTTATCAAAGATATGTGTAAGTTTATCAATAGATAGCTTAATCTTAATTAAATATTTATAAAAATAAGATATGTAAAAATATATAAATACATTTCAAAATATGCTATACTTTCTTTAAAAAAAGGAGAGCTCATGTCATCGGCATCTGTCGTACGTTCATTGATTGAAAAATATCCCAATGGTCAAATATTTACTTATGATGATTTTAAATGTGATAAAGCTGCCGTTGCCATTGAACTTTCTCGTCTTTATAAAAAAGGTGCTATTCAAAAACTGACACGCGGACGATTTTATAAAGCCGCTCAAGGTATGTTTGGTCCGATTCGTCCAACTGAAGAAGCAATTGTTCAAGCTTATCAAAAAGCAGGTCAGGGGTATGAGACAGGAATAATGGCGTATAACCGGTTAGGATTGACAACACAAATACCATCTGTTATTGAAATTGCGACAACTATGGAACCGCGAACGATCATGATCGGTAACACAAAAATCAAACTGGTTCGGCAAAGAAGCGTTCCTAAAAAAACAAATGCACAATTACTCCAAATCCTTGATGCTCTTCGTCAAGTTAAAAAGATACCCGATACAATACCTTCAGAGGTATTGGTTAATATTAAGGGTATTATTATGCTATTAAGTGATGTAGAAAAAAAAGAACTCTCCAAACTGACACTCGATTTCACACCGAGAACCAGAGCATTGATCGGTGCTATTTTGGAGGAGCTTGATTGTAAGAAATATACCGATGCAATCAAGCAAAGTCTAAACACTACAACGACGTTTAGGCTGGGAATCAAAGAGAGTGTTTTAAAATATGGACGTGAATGGAAAATACTATGACGCTTCATGAAAATCCTGAGCTTTTCTCAGAACTGATAACGCTATCTGCAGATATGCTTGGCATGCGTGAAATTTACATTGAAAAAGATTATTGGCTATGTATGATTTTACGAAACTTAGCTCATTCTGACCCAGAAATATTTAATCGTGTCGTCTTTAAAGGGGGAACCGCTTTATCCAAAGCTCACAAAATGATTCACCGGTTTTCAGAAGATATTGATCTGGCATACATCGCTGATGGGCTAAATGGCAATCAAATCAAAAATAAGCTCAAAGTGGTTGAGCACGTTTTGCTGCCTGATATTTTGAAAGTTATTGAAAAACATTCACAAGAAAGTAAGGGGTCGAGTTTACGAAAAACTGTTCACCGTTATCCGAGAATTGCACAAGGACAATTTGGCGATGCGGTAGATGTTTTAATTGTGGAGTTAAATGCGTTTGCGAACCCAACACCATTTAGCCGAAAGAATATTACAACCTACATTACTGAGTTTTTGATCTCAAAAGGCGCTAATGATCTAATACAACAATATGGACTTGAATCATTTGAGGTAAATGTTCTTGAAACACAAAGAACTCTGTGTGAAAAAATCAGTGCAGTTTCTCGGGCATCTTATGAAGGACATGATTATCTACAAGCAAAGATACGCCATTTCTATGATATCTATTGGCTGTTAAAAGATCAAAAGACATATCAATTTTTTCAATCAGATGTCTTTAGAGAAATGATGAATACGGTGATAGAAGAAGATCGTAATATTGCAGAGTGGGCAAGCAAGCCTATATTGGAGTCACCGGTTAATATGGATCATACTGGTACGATGGCACCATTGCAACGATACTATGAAACAACGTTCTCAAGTTTAGTTTATGGTGAATTGCCATCATTTGAAGACATTATTGCCACATACTCTTTGGTTCGTCAAAGGTTGCAGTAGACAGTAATCGATAAGATACTAGTTTTTAC
Above is a window of Sulfuricurvum sp. DNA encoding:
- a CDS encoding nucleotidyl transferase AbiEii/AbiGii toxin family protein; translation: MENTMTLHENPELFSELITLSADMLGMREIYIEKDYWLCMILRNLAHSDPEIFNRVVFKGGTALSKAHKMIHRFSEDIDLAYIADGLNGNQIKNKLKVVEHVLLPDILKVIEKHSQESKGSSLRKTVHRYPRIAQGQFGDAVDVLIVELNAFANPTPFSRKNITTYITEFLISKGANDLIQQYGLESFEVNVLETQRTLCEKISAVSRASYEGHDYLQAKIRHFYDIYWLLKDQKTYQFFQSDVFREMMNTVIEEDRNIAEWASKPILESPVNMDHTGTMAPLQRYYETTFSSLVYGELPSFEDIIATYSLVRQRLQ
- a CDS encoding DUF6088 family protein, which codes for MSSASVVRSLIEKYPNGQIFTYDDFKCDKAAVAIELSRLYKKGAIQKLTRGRFYKAAQGMFGPIRPTEEAIVQAYQKAGQGYETGIMAYNRLGLTTQIPSVIEIATTMEPRTIMIGNTKIKLVRQRSVPKKTNAQLLQILDALRQVKKIPDTIPSEVLVNIKGIIMLLSDVEKKELSKLTLDFTPRTRALIGAILEELDCKKYTDAIKQSLNTTTTFRLGIKESVLKYGREWKIL